A section of the Acanthochromis polyacanthus isolate Apoly-LR-REF ecotype Palm Island chromosome 1, KAUST_Apoly_ChrSc, whole genome shotgun sequence genome encodes:
- the nkl.4 gene encoding NK-lysin tandem duplicate 4, protein MERISILLLCIFAACTVRAVHGRNIEVSISDVEEMEMEMDTDVTVDARKLPGICWACKWALKKVKKVIGPNATAKSLTTKLSAVCNDIGLLKSLCRKFIKEHIGELIEELTTTDDVRTICVNTKACKPKELLDLVFDADDEVVPVIKVNGLPVHPMHG, encoded by the exons ATGGAAAGAATTTCAATCCTGCTTCTGTGCATttttgcagcatgtacag TCAGGGCTGTCCACGGGAGAAACATAGAGGTCAGCATCAGTGatgtggaggagatggagatggagatgGACACGGACGTCACCGTGGACGCACGCAAG CTTCCAGGGATTTGCTGGGCATGCAAGTGGGCCTTAAAGAAAGTGAAGAAGGTCATAGGGCCAAACGCCACTGCAAAG AGCCTGACAACAAAACTGAGTGCTGTCTGCAATGATATTGGACTGCTTAAATCTCTGTGCCGCAAGTTTATCAAGGAGCACATTGGAGAGCTGATCGAAGAACTCACAACCACTGATGATGTGAGGACGATCTGCGTCAACACAAAAGCCTGCAA GCCGAAGGAGTTGCTGGACCTGGTCTTTGATGCAGATGATGAAGTCGTTCCAGTCATCAaagtgaatggacttcctgtacATCCTATGCATGGATGA